The window CTCTACCGGTACAACGTCAAGATCGATGACGAGGACATAGAAGCGATCAGAGGGAGATAGCTCAGCAGTGTCACCACCGCTCATCCTCGCCACACACCGTCGTCATCACGCCCAGCTCAAGGCACTTCAATATTAGCGTGTCTCTTGGCCAAATCGTGCTCGTTCTTGCCCAGCCGCCGCATCAAGTCGGCCACCACGGCGTCGAGGACCACCATCGCCGTGTCCTCGAACAGTGTGCCGAGCGGCGAAAGGGGCTCGTGGAGGCCCAGTATCTGCCTGGCGAAGTAGTCGTCCATGACGGCCACCTTGGTCCTGCCCGGGACGAACACTACTATGTCGGCGAGTTTGCCCAACGGCGAGTCGGGGTATGTGGTTATGGCCACCACGACGGCGCCCATCTTCTTGGCGGCCTCGGCGGCGGCCACCACAATCTGGGTAGTCCCGCTGCCCGATATCGCGACCACTATATCGTCTTTGTCCACTGGAGGCGTTATGGTCTCGCCCAACACGTACGAGTGTATCCCGAGGTGGCGTAACCTCATGGCGAAGCCCCTGGCGACGAGCCCGCTACGGCCCATGCCGACTACCAAAACGGCTCGCTCTTCCTTATATGCAGATACTAGGAGATCTGTAAACTTCCCTATACTATTTAAATCGAGCTTGTTCAGAGAATATAGAATAAAATTTGCAATCTCTAGAAAAGCCGCTTTAAATGTCTCTGACATAACAGAATCAAAAATCTATATTTTTAAAGCCTATCTCCTCAGAGAGCGGTCGCCGCGGAATACCTCAACCCTCTGGGCGTTCAGCTCCTTAGCTATGTAGTTGAAGGCGGCCTCTGGGTCCGTGTTCCCGCAGGTATAGACGTCGACTGTGGCGAAGCCGTGTTCGGGCCATGTATGTATCGATATATGGCTCTCCGCAACTATGGCGAAGACGGTGAGGCCGCCGTTTGCGCCGAACTTGTACGTGTTCACCGAGACCAACGTGGCGTTGGCTATCCTCGCGGCGTTTCTGACTATTTGTATAAGCCTGGTCTCGTCTCGAAGGACATCCCTATCGCAGTCGTAGAGGTTGCCGTAGACATGGCGGCCTATAACTACCGTCTCCACCCCGGCGTCCCCCCGCATGGAAGGGGGATGCTGGCGAGTATATAAAATTGACCCCTAGGAATACGCCGATAATCCCCAAATCTCGGCGCTCTTGATATAAATCACGGCGGTCGGCGCGGGAGAAGCCTCCACGTTGCGAGGCGGTCCCAACTTTGTCGACTGTCTTGTTTGGCCTATCTATGTAAGTTTATATACCCCTTCGCCTGCCTTGGCCCGTTATCTCCTTTCCGCCAGCGGGATATACCTCAGACCGACGGGGCCCACGTACTTCTCGGTGGGCCTTATCAGCCGGTTCCTCGCCCTATACTCCAATACGTGGGCTATCCAGCCTGCGACCCGCGACATGGCGAAGGCGGGGAGGTTGAGGTCTGTCGGCAGGCCGAGGTACTTGAATATCACAGAGGCGTAGAGGTCTGTGTTGGCGAATATGCCCTTGCCCGAAAGCTTAGAGTGGACGTACTCCTCCAGCCGCCTCGCGACCTCGTAGGGCCTAGAGTCGCCGGACTCCTTGGCCAAGGCCTCGGCAAGCCGCCTCAAGACCTTGAGCCTCGGGTCGGGCCCCCTCTTGTATATTCTGTGGCCGAAGCCCGGGATCCTCCTGCCGGAGGCCAAGGCGGAGTCGACCCACCGCTCCACCCTCTCCGGCGACCCGATCTCCTCTATCATCCTCGCCGCGTCTACGTTGGCCCCTCCGTGGAGAGGCCCCTTGAGGCTGGCCAGCGCGGCGGTCAATGCTGCGTACATGTCGCTGAGGGTCGAGGCGA of the Thermoproteus uzoniensis 768-20 genome contains:
- the speD gene encoding adenosylmethionine decarboxylase; this translates as MRGDAGVETVVIGRHVYGNLYDCDRDVLRDETRLIQIVRNAARIANATLVSVNTYKFGANGGLTVFAIVAESHISIHTWPEHGFATVDVYTCGNTDPEAAFNYIAKELNAQRVEVFRGDRSLRR
- the hxlB gene encoding 6-phospho-3-hexuloisomerase, producing MSETFKAAFLEIANFILYSLNKLDLNSIGKFTDLLVSAYKEERAVLVVGMGRSGLVARGFAMRLRHLGIHSYVLGETITPPVDKDDIVVAISGSGTTQIVVAAAEAAKKMGAVVVAITTYPDSPLGKLADIVVFVPGRTKVAVMDDYFARQILGLHEPLSPLGTLFEDTAMVVLDAVVADLMRRLGKNEHDLAKRHANIEVP